Within the Pseudomonadota bacterium genome, the region GTGCCGTCATAGGGCAGGATGAGCCAGGGGAAGATGATGCGCACCGGAATCATCCAGGGCCGCTGCAGACTGTCCATGGAAAAAAGGCCGGGATTCGGTTCCCGCGGTGAGGTCCCGCTCGAGGTTTTTCCGGTATAGGGCTTCCCTTTGCTTCTTCCTTTGCTGACATACTCGTTCCAGAAATCAAGCTTGAGGTATTTCCAGCTGCCCCTTTCCCAGTCGCAGCAGGAACCGCAGCCGCAATATGCCGTGGTTTCGATACGTTTTGAAACAGGCACTGCACAGCCTGATTGCAGAAGCAGAATCGCCAGAATAATCAGTAAAGAGGCGTAGTCCAAAAAGGAATTGAATAAAGTCGGCGGATAAGTGCGAGATGGCAGCGCCAGTGAATTTTGAGAAGACATAATCATGTATTATAGCTTCGGAGTCAAGGGAGTCAAGTAATCGGATGATTTAATCCTTTACCTGGATCCGGATCTTGAGATAGAGTTGCTTCCAAAGATGTTGAAGCCCAAATAATCAAAACCCTTAAGGGA harbors:
- a CDS encoding 3D domain-containing protein, which translates into the protein MSSQNSLALPSRTYPPTLFNSFLDYASLLIILAILLLQSGCAVPVSKRIETTAYCGCGSCCDWERGSWKYLKLDFWNEYVSKGRSKGKPYTGKTSSGTSPREPNPGLFSMDSLQRPWMIPVRIIFPWLILPYDGTIAADTNYYPFGTRMHVPRYGWGTVEDRGGAIKGPTRIDLYFDSHGRALQWGRKTVPVRIYKK